Genomic segment of Melanotaenia boesemani isolate fMelBoe1 chromosome 10, fMelBoe1.pri, whole genome shotgun sequence:
GTAAGGTGTTCGCGTGTTGGTGTGTTACTCAGGCAACCAACAAAAAGGAATTTGAAAAAGAATAGATTTCATCTCTTACAACATCTGTTGTCtaaactggttttatttttaaacttttaaattgaCCTTCTCTGGATTACCTGGATTATTTTTGAAGTCTGAAGTGTGTATTTggccttttaacaaaatatttcaaattttttatttatttatttacttatttatttttgtatatttaccatttattactgCATGATATCGcagtattgtatttttattgtatccaccaggaggcagaagacaagtgtcagattgtgtacaacGAGGTTCTGAGTTacgtttttaccataaaatgatgcaaaatgtcttagaaactgtatgtatcaaatatgataccaTGTACAGCATTGTAagattaataataatgtaaCGTAATTATGTAATAACTGTGGCTTCATCACAGCTCCTGGAGAAACATCTTTGTCATGTTCAGCACCTGTTAGATGTCAGAGTTCCTCAtccagaggtaaaaaaaaaataaaatacagaaaacctTAGTTAAACAGACATCGCTTTATTGTTTCTCAGATCTGCAAGTTCACAGCTTTCAGTAGTAGGAGTCCATGATACGCCTCATGCTCATGAACCTCATGCCGCTCATGCCCATGTTCATGAAGTTCCTGTACTCTCCAGGTCTGAAGTACATCATCCTGCCTCTGTAGTGGGGCTGCTCGTACATCAGCCAGTGGCCGTCCATCACGTGACAGGACATGCAGTTGGACATGCGGTAACGGTCCATGATGTTGTCGCAGTCGTCCATCATCTCATGCATCATACCACCGAAGTTCTCCCTCTCATAGATTCTCATCCTGTAAGATCCACGGTACTGAAACACACCAGTAATCAATAATCAGTTATCAGAAATCAGTCAGCTGCTCACTGTTCAGCTACAAAACAGACGGTCACTTCTTATTTGTCTCATGTGCACTGTAATGTGGTTGGCTGGTTTGTAATCTGGGGGATCATGTGTACTGAAATGGGATTAGCCGGGTGGTTAAGTGCACTGTACCACTGTACCTTTCAAAGCCTCTTTGAAAGGGTTAACAATGACCACAGAGGCCTTCAGATGTGTACTGTGAGGTGATTAGTTATGTGGTTACCATGGGGATCATGTATACTGTGATGTGATTAGTTGtgtggttaccatggtgatcaTGTATACTGTGATGTGATTAGTTATGTGGTTACCATGAGGATCATGTATACTGTGATGTGATTAGTTGtgtggttaccatggtgatcaTGTATACTGTGATGTGATTAGTTATGTGGT
This window contains:
- the LOC121646978 gene encoding gamma-crystallin M2-like, translated to MSATDMNMMSRIVFYEDRNFMGRSYECSNDCSDISSYLGRCHSCRVERGCFMVYDRTNYMGNQYFMRRGEYADYMSMFGMSDCIRSCRMIPMYRGSYRMRIYERENFGGMMHEMMDDCDNIMDRYRMSNCMSCHVMDGHWLMYEQPHYRGRMMYFRPGEYRNFMNMGMSGMRFMSMRRIMDSYY